In Acanthopagrus latus isolate v.2019 chromosome 6, fAcaLat1.1, whole genome shotgun sequence, the genomic window ACTTATCCACATGTCCTGTACCCATGTTGAATTATCTACACATTAAGGATTATTCTATATCAAATATCTTATTGTGTTGACATTTATTGAGCCAATAGGCATACACCAGATGAGCTGAAAGGATAAAAGGCAACATGCAGACCACTTGATTTGTTTATGGTGCAGGGAATCAAacaccccccaaaaataaattccaatgaaaaagttgaattccagtgcacattttttaaacctCTGCATTGATTTCTtcaaaaaaggtcaaagttttGGTCACAGACATGTTTTATAAGTCTTGTGACAGAAACGTTGACTGATTTCGATCAAATCAGTTCAGaggtaatacaaaaaaatgtgtggaatTACTATTTTTCATCAGCACCAAATGTCATGCCAACAATATTGTTGCAACATTGATTTGGCTATATTTGGTACAATTGGAGATTTCAAGATATGTATCATGTATCCAGACATAGCttaaaaatattgtaatattctTTTAAAGCCATACGGACCGGACTGtatacatatttattatatGGTGGATATACAGAAGTGCTTGCATGTGCCTTGTTTTCTTCATActtaattattatatttctcTGTctatctttttttgtcttttatcttttctttttacactgtggGTCTGAGGGAAAGACATTTTGATCCTCCGTATGTCCTGTACGTGTGGCAGAATTGACTATTAAATCTTTGAATCTCTGAATGTTAAATCTTTaaatttcacatgtgaacacataATATATAAGTTTAGATTATCCATTTCTTTATGATGCAACACAGCATCTCACAGGTCCATGTTGTTTAACCTTTGAAAGTTTTATTCTTTCACTTATTGGTTGGCTTTTGCTGTAGATCTTAACATGCGAATTGTGATTCACATGTACATTGGCATTATTGAATCTATCACCTTTAATCTCCTTGTTTCGGTGTTGTGAAGAATTGAGTGGGATGTGATGGTTggcaaaaaaacatgcatgatgaataagaaagaaaaaaaaaggtgttttataTTGAGTGTGAAGGCGCCAAAAAGGCCAAATTACGTATTTGAATTAACACATTAATCACAGAAAGGCACGTCTGCACAAGATACATGGAGAAACACCCAGCTGCCTCCATGGCAACGGTTTATTTTCAGTCCACTCTCTTTAAAATCAATGCCCGAACAGTTGAGACCAGAGCTTTTCCGGCATCTTACATTGATATGTTTTACAATGAGACGTCTTGCTGTGCTTTGCGGAGTCAAATGTTTGATCAAACATGGTGTAGTAAAGGATTTTGTGCAGACTTAAATTCCATCATAAGCCACCGGCAGCATGTCAGTGCCACCTATCCTCCAATCACGCAGTTCATCTACTGCTGTGTCGATGATGGGATTTGCCACCCTCCCCTCGTGTGAGTGTTAAAGGAAGCCAGCTGGTCAGTGAGAAAGAAGGAGCAAAAGACAGTTTAGCCTTAATACTGCATATACAAAtcagaaaaagcaaaaggaGTAGAGCAAGTGTGGAGCTGTTTTTAAGTTTCTTTATATAGtcacatttccacaaaactgaCTACATTTGTTCTAGAGAACTAATACTTCCATTAATATTTTCATCTTGTcttacttctactccactacaattatctgacagctttacaGTTACTAAATTGTTGCTTCTCAGATTAGGagttgacacacaaacatataaatcTTTGAATTATAGTCAGtctatattgtttatttattgtctaTAACCAGTTGTTCCCAACCTTTCTGACTTAAAGTGTCTAGCTGGGTTCCCTTAACACATTACAGGTTTGAATGAGTTGTTAGCAgtaccccttttttttttttttttgtaaaaatttAAGAATGGTCCCTTTTTTGTAGCTGAactttattttccttatttaCTAACCGATTAATGAGTCATCTTACAATACCTGAGATTTATCTTTTGACCCTTTGAAAGGGCGTCACCACCACCTCAATCAGCTGTAACAGTAAAATGCTACTTAGGACTTTGATGGCATGTCGGGACGATCACTGAAATATTGTGATGCCATAAAGTAGCTTTGTGACATGTGTTAAATTTGTTCCTCAAACATTATAACATTGCACCAGGACTAtcatttcaacaaacaaaacagcaacgAAAGCTAAGAAAGTTAGTTATAGTTGAGTAGGTGAGGTAGGTGACCTTGAGTAATGTCTGGAACATATTGTCAAACTGTTCttgtattattttctgtttcttttcagatttctgttgctttttggtAGGTTGAGGCCataaaaccacttggttaggttgaggaaacATGGCTGGGgttgaaatagaaaatgaactttcacaacattaaacagTCATTTGAAAGGATACCTTCCCCAACCTGTGTCGCCAAGCTATAACATTATAAAAGTGTGGTAGGCCAGTTTCATTGATGGTCCTAAAGCAACATTAATTACGATGTTTCAAGAAAGACACCAGCATGGCAGACGTTGATACAgcagttttgaaaaatgcagtATATAATATTTAAGTCCCAGTGGTCGTTTGTCTGCTTGatgagtatttttacttttgatactttccctcctctctgttcctgATTATATGACTGTAGTTTTACCTCAGTAGAATTTTGAATGCAGTTTTATTTGTGAAGGAATACTTCAGATTAAATGTCTCCTATTTCACTGAAAAGTCCATAGTAGTTTTACATGTTGTATATATACGCAATATAGCACAGAGAAACTCTGCTCCCCATTCAGCTGGTGATTATGTAAACAGTCTTCTTGGGTTAAACTCTGCACATCCATCATACTGCACAGTGACTGATGAACATTCAAGTGAAGTAACAATGCATGTTTGAGTGAAGGAGGAACGTGTGgctcattttaatgtgtttttttctctctgttttccaggTGTTAACAGTTTGGATTTCATGGATTTGGAAGACACAAAGTAACGCCTCTTCCagtgtttaaagtgaaaatgaccTTTTGACATaaatgtctgctgctgtgagtgttGGATCCAAACATCCTCACCTGCTCAAAACCACACGTGTCCCGGCTGACAGTTAAAGACACACCATCCTAAAGGTTTTCCACGATGTGACTGGGTCTAGAGGTGACCCTCTCACCTATCATGATGGATTCTGCTCCGGCCCCCTCAGCGGACCCTCCTCACCTCAGCAGCTACATCAATAGCAGCAACCGCAGCCTCCTCGATGGTgactcactgatgagcaatCACACCCTGACCCTCCATGACCGCTTCCACAACGCCCTGCTGGGGGTCATTCTGGGCCTCCTGTCCCTCCTGACAATCATCATGAACCTGCTCGTCCTCTACGCCgtgaagaaagagaagagcCTTCACACCGTCGGTAACCTCTACATCGTCAGCCTGTCCGTGGCAGATCTCATTGTGGGCACCACGGTCATGCCTCTGAACCTGGTGTACTTGTTAGAGGATGAATGGAAGCTCGGGCGGGCAGTCTGCCAATTCTGGCTTATTATGGACTACGTGGCAAGCACAGCCTCAATTTTCAGCCTGTTTATCCTGTGTTTGGATCGGTACCGCTCTGTCAGGCAGCCGCTCAAGTACCTGAAATATCGAACGCGGGGAAAAGCGAGCGTGATGATTTCCGGAGCCTGGCTGCTGTCCATTATGTGGATTATTCCAATTTTAGGATGGAGGTCTTTCACTCAAGTAGATCTTAAAcctgaggaggagaacaagTGTGACACAGATTTCCGATTTGTCACGTGGTTTAAGGTTATTACTGCCGTCTTCAACTTCTATGTACCCTCAATTTTGATGCTGTGGTTTTACACGCACATCTACTTGGCAGTGAGGCAACATCTCAGGGACCGGGAGAGAATCATTCATCCAACAGATTCGTTTGGGGAAAATGAGAATGTACAAAATGCCCAATCGCCCGTGAAAAGTGACACTAAATCACCCCAGAAGGAATGTGAGGTTCCACTGAAACTCTCCAAAAAGCAACGCCTGTTGGACCAGAACACTCTCGATCAGACGTATTCCCTCGAGGACGctgataaaaccaaaacagcttCATCCAGATCTCACAGAAAAATCGGTGTAAAGTGCCAGCAGACGTCATTTCTCGCCATCACAACGAGACGACTCCGAATGGCACAAAAGGCCAAAAGGTGCTCCCTGTCTCCTGAGGACAAGCAGTCGGACACTGAGACTCCCTTAAGTCAATCTTCGGTGCCACAGGATGTCGTTTGCCCAGAGGGGCAGAACGAGAACAAACTTCAGGCATCTTTGAATGAATGTCACGTCACGGTGCCAAACTCCGTGAGCGGCGTCTGTGACATCAGTCAGGTGTCAGACGTGCAGAGATTCCCCTCTGTGCTCTACAACAACTACGACCCCGGTCATGCTCTGCCTTGGACTGACAAAGGGGTTGAAGATGCCAAATTGGACCCGGCTAATGCGGTGACCCTCAGACAGACGTGGCAAAAGTTTATCGGACAGTCACGCCAGCGTATACAGAGCCTGAGGATCCATAAAGAGCACAAGGCGGCCAAGCAGTTGGGCTGCATTATTGCTGCTTTCCTGTTGTGCTGGATCCCGTACTTCATCGTTTTCATGGTCATGGCGGTCTGCAAAGAGTGCGTGCACCATGACCTTCACATGTTTACCATATGGCTTGGTTACATGAACTCCACTCTCAACCCTTTTATATACCCGCTCTGCAATGGCAACTTTAAACGAGTCTTCAGAAACATTCTGAACATTCATTTGTGACAAGCAGAGAACACAGTCTTAGATGTTTAAATGCTGCTGGTGTTtccagagaaggaggagaagactTTTGCATGAATTACACGTCTTAAACACCTTTGCATTGGTGAGATTAAACtgtaattgtattttaaatgtcagtttttctttgttatttttataaacTGCTGCCCTCTGGGTGAAattgagcagcagctgaggttAATGTCTGATTTAAcgttatttattttgtctatgTCACGCTAATGATAATAAAGTTCGTCTAGGACTTGAGAGCTTTAAACTCACAAGAATTTGATCTCTCCCCCTGAGAGATAGAAGCATGAATGTCTTGGCTCTGGTCCAGAATGGTGGGAAAAAATGTATAacgtgtttttaaagaaaatctctgtatttattgatttcttaGCTTTATCAGTGGATCAAACCAGACATGTGACATGATACAGCATGATCCTGAAATATGTAATATTTGTTTCTCATCATTAAAACAGGATGTAGGACATTAGGcgtctttttaaatgtcaatccaggaaaaacacagatattgCCAAGTGTCTAATGAGACGATACTCATGGGAAGGTTAGTTTGGAATCCGTGCAGTTGTAAGCTTTAAAGGAGTGTGTAGCATTTAGTGGCATCTCGTGGTGAGGTTCCAGATtgcaacaaaagaaatacaCCTCACCTCgccctatatatatatatatatatatatatatatatatatatatatatatatatatatatatatatatatatatatatatatatatatatatatatataaataacattGCCAGTTGGTACTTCCAAATCCCCCTAAACCCTGCACACTGTGGCTTTAAATGCTTTCATTGTGATTTTAACATGTTAAACCCATTGTTTTAACAATAAGAATGAAATCTGAAATCTCTTCACTATCATCATGTAGAATAGAAGAGTGTATCAGCAAAGATATAATGTGAAGAAAGAACTACTGAGGAAAACCGTATTAATCTGTCAGCTACATAAAGAGGTTGTGTTTGTATGGTGTctacttaaagggtaactccaccacaGTCTTACACAATCTAAGATGTCTTGGGCAATACTGCTCTATGTGGAAAAGGTGGTATacagccttttgtggctccagaggaagctgcatgtaatctgacaacCAGCATCCAGTGATATCAATCATTGGccaagttgcactgtgggtgatgtaggctccaggttttgaaaagcagtcaaCTGGTTTAACATTgcagactgtttaatgcattaCGAGCAgttcaaaaacagattttcaatacagcagaaccagagttATCGCCCTTTTTTATTACactcatttttcttccttcttaCAACCTGCCAACTACaccacccacaatgcaactgagacactgagtgacatcactggggacaatttatcagattacatgcagccttctctggaaccacaaaaggctttgtacaaatgttttcacatatACAATAGTACTCCCcgagacctgcaaacacacttcaatgaatacattttgtggAATTACCTTTTAAATGCACCTGCCAAACTACAGAACAAAACAGTCTATTCTATCTTGTGATGAAgcactttttttcatgtcattagCCAAAGAGCCTCAGATGTTAATTCACAATCCTGTGGGAAGGCAACCATAAATTTGGGACTCTTGAAATGAATCTGTATCGAT contains:
- the hrh1 gene encoding histamine H1 receptor gives rise to the protein MMDSAPAPSADPPHLSSYINSSNRSLLDGDSLMSNHTLTLHDRFHNALLGVILGLLSLLTIIMNLLVLYAVKKEKSLHTVGNLYIVSLSVADLIVGTTVMPLNLVYLLEDEWKLGRAVCQFWLIMDYVASTASIFSLFILCLDRYRSVRQPLKYLKYRTRGKASVMISGAWLLSIMWIIPILGWRSFTQVDLKPEEENKCDTDFRFVTWFKVITAVFNFYVPSILMLWFYTHIYLAVRQHLRDRERIIHPTDSFGENENVQNAQSPVKSDTKSPQKECEVPLKLSKKQRLLDQNTLDQTYSLEDADKTKTASSRSHRKIGVKCQQTSFLAITTRRLRMAQKAKRCSLSPEDKQSDTETPLSQSSVPQDVVCPEGQNENKLQASLNECHVTVPNSVSGVCDISQVSDVQRFPSVLYNNYDPGHALPWTDKGVEDAKLDPANAVTLRQTWQKFIGQSRQRIQSLRIHKEHKAAKQLGCIIAAFLLCWIPYFIVFMVMAVCKECVHHDLHMFTIWLGYMNSTLNPFIYPLCNGNFKRVFRNILNIHL